aTGGAGGACTGCTGAGGAGGGGGAGGCAAGGGGAAGGAAGTGGCAGTGGTTGAGCTGAAGGGAAGGGGCAAGCCCCTCTGATCTGTCTGCTTCTTCCCTCAGTGCTCGGTGGGCCCCTCCTCTGATAAGGCCTTGACCTTCATGAAGGACCACTTCCTGATGGATGAGCAGGTAGTGGGGACACCTCTACTGGTGAAGTCTGGTGTGGAGTACACACAGCTTGCGGTGGAGACAGCCCAGGGCCTTGATGGGCGCAGCCATCTGGTCATGTACCTGGGTACCAGTGAGTAAAGGGTTCCAGGACATCCTCAGAGAACTAGGGCAGGGGCTGCATTCAGGTTGAGGAGAGAAATCCTTgagctcattcattcactcattcatgcaacaactgtttattgagcacctactatgtgcccggCACTCTGCTGGCTCTGAAAATACATCAGGGGAGCAAAACAGTCCAGTCCCTACCCTTTCCAAGCTTTGTCTGGTGGGAAAGACAGGAAGGTTTTTGGTGACCTTAGCAAGAGCTGCTTACGTTATGGAGGAGCCACGTTAGAGGGGTGAAGGGTGAGTGGGTAGAGAGGGAGCTGGAAACCGTGAGTGTAGAGATCACTCCTTCAGAAAGCTTGGCTGTGAAGGGGGAGAGGAGATTGGGGGGTGAGTGGAAAGGGGTGTGGTGCCCAGCTAGggttcttgttttatagatgggAAAGACTGTGAGGACCTCCTAGACAGGCAGATGGGGAAGAGATGGGCAGGAGAGGGGATAATGAGCAGATAAAATTGTGGAGGGAGCAGGAGGCTGCAGTCCCAGACGCAGGAGGAAATTAGCCATGGTTGGCAGAGGCCTCTGATGGGTGGGAGTGAAGTTGTAGAGGGTGAGACCTGGTGAGTGTGTAGACTCAGGGGGCTGGAAGCCAAGGGAGGTCTTCTCTCTATGAAGTAGGAGGACACAGCTGGGAGTGACGGGGGCGGGAAAGGTGGGAAGTTTGAGGAGAGAGGGGTAGATTCAAATGGTCATTGTGGAAAGAGAGAGTCAGCGGGAATGTGACAAATGCCAAGCATATTGAGGGCCTCGCTGAGGGGGATGACCTTGAGCTTTAATGGAAGAAACCCACcaacttcattcattccttcaggcCGTGTTACTAGGCACTATTATCAGCTGTGCATATATTGGGTATATAGTAGAGAGCAATACACACAAAAACCACAGCGAAGTGGGTGAAGACAGACAATGAGCATACCGAGTACGTAAATGCATAGTACGTTATGCGATTTGGAAGTCAAGTAGAGCAGTGTGCGGGGGAATCAGGAAGCCAGTTGGGGAGGTTGCAAGTTTTAAAAGGCTCCCTAAAATGCCTTTCAGTAGAGACACTTGGTAGCAGTGAGGGAGGCTGGTGGCGTGACTTTCTACAGGAGCACTCAGGTTCCCGCTGCCCCATGCCTGTGGAGAACGTAGACAGTTGGGTTTCTCCAGGGATGCGAAGGGAGGACGGGGGCCGAGGCGTTTGCGAGAGAACTCCATCTCCATGGCACAAGGGGAAGGGAGTGGTCTGGCTGACCTGTGCCAGTGCATGTCACACTTCAGAAGGAGCCTTCTGACAGCTGGGGAGACCACCTGAGTCAGAGAGGGCTGTGTGGATGAGGTGAGATGACTTCAGCTCTCTCCATCTGCCCACAGCCACAGGATCCCTTCACAAGGCTGTGGTGAGTGGGGACAGCAGTGCTCATCTGGTGGAAGAGATCCAGCTGTTCCCTGACCCTGAACCTGTCCGCAACCTGCTGCTGGCCCCCACCCAGGTAGGAAGGGACTCAACCATTAAATGGCCTTCTGGTGGGGCTGGCCTTGGGGGCAGGTTGGGCTGGCTCCCTGGGCCAGGACTTTAACAGTTGTGGCTGGGGCTCCCTGACATTCTCCAATTCTCTTCCAGGGCGCAGTGTTTGTAGGCTTCTCAGGAGGCATCTGGAGGGTGCCCCGAGCCAACTGTAGTGTCTATGAGAGCTGTGTGGACTGTGTCCTTGCCCGCGACCCCCACTGTGCCTGGGATCCTCAGTCCCAAATCTGTCGCCTCCTGTCTTCCCCCATCCTGTGAGTGTCATTCCTGGATGGCGGCTGAAGATGGCCAGCCAGGACCCTTCTTACCAAGCTTCTGCTACTGTTCTTCCTCTCTGCAGGGGCTACCAATACATTTACTCTAAGGGTCCACCTGTCCCATGGTGGTTCCTCCAGGGATGGAGTGTCACTAGGCAGTTTTGAAGCTGCTCCTGCCATCCTgggttcctcttcctcttctctctcttctaccTTGTCTACTCCAGGCTGTCTTCTTCCCCACTgcacttccctcccttcctccttcttcttcccacTTTAGGCTGTTTCAAGggatgatttttgttttcctgccCTCTCAGGAACTCCTGGAAGCAGGACATGGAGCAAGGGAACCCAGGGTGGGCATGTGCCAATGGCCCCATGGGCAGGAGCTTCCGGCCTCAGATCCGCCCGCAAATCAGTGAGTGTGGAACCAGGGGAGGACAAAGGCTCTGCAGGACttctgggcaggggtgggcattCCTGCTTTGGTTtcctcccccagcacctgcctgGCTTGAGATCTGAACTCTAGAATTGGGATGGATTTGAGTCCTGGCtgtagggaggagagaggaattCTGAGCTGGGGACCAAGCTGGGATTCAGGTTTGAGGTTGCAACTGGTTTTGGCGTCAGAGTTGGAGTTCGATGGACTGGGGGTTAGCCTGGGGTCCAAACTGGAGATTGAGAGTGGTGAGAGTTGAGTTTGGGAGTTGCAATGGAAGTTGGAGCTAAGAGTTGGGGTCCAAAGGTGGCTTAGCAACTCTCTCCTGTCTTTCTTCTTCCCCCTCTCTTAACCCTTTTGCCCCTTTCCTTCTCCTACAGTTAAAGAAGTCCTGGCTGTCCCCAGCTCCATCCTGGAgctcccctgtccccaccaaTCAGCCCTGGCCTCTTACCACTGGAGTCGTggcacagccccagccccagaaacCTCTTCCACGGTCTACAATGGCTCCCTCTTGCTGATACTGCAGGATGGAGTTGGGGGTCTCTATCAGTGCTGGGCCACTGAGAATGGCTTCTCATACCCTGTGGTCTCCTACTGGGTGGACAGCCAGGACCAGACCCTGGCCCTGGATCCTGAACTGGCAGGCATTCCCTGGGAGCATGTGGAGGTCCCTCTGACCAGGGTCAGTGGTGGGACCGCTCTGGCTGCTCAGCGGTCCTATTGGCCCCACTTTCTCACGGTCACTGTCCTCCTTGCCTTAGTGCTTTCAGGAGCCCTCATCGTCCTCCTGGCCTCCCCACTGGGGGCACTCAGGGCTCGGGGCAAGGTCCAGGGCTGCGGGACCCTGCCCCCTAGGGAGAAGGCCCCATTGAGCAGGGAGCAGCACCTCCAGCCGCCCAAGGAACACAGGACCTCTGCCAGTGATGTGGACGCTGACAACAACTGCCTGGGTACTGAGGTGGTTTAAACTCTGGGcacaggctggggctgcagcGTAGGGCAGGCACCTGGCCATGCTGCTGAGGACCCCTGGAGCAGTGCAGCCTTGACTAGGGTGGGAGTGGCACAAAAAACCACCTTTCTTCCATGAGAGGAGCTTCTCCTGCCACTCTGCACCACTGGTAGCACTCAGCAGGGTCACCATAGCAGCCCACCTCCCCTGTGGGGCTGACTCCCTTCTACCAAGCACATGGCTCTCTAACAGGGAGCTACCCCAGAACTGCACCTACTCGGTGATAGGGGGACCTGGGGAGAGTCCTTTAGTTCTGGCCATTCCAGGGACCCTCTAGAAACATATTGTTCCAGGAGACCCTAAAAAAACCTAACTGTTCCAGGACCCTATGGTAATAGACACCAAACATCTAAACAACCGTAAGCTAACTTGCCACTCCTGGACATGTCACTCGGAAGACACCACCTTGGACACTTCCCTCTCCCAGGGGTTTCTAGGGTTCTTCAGGGAtctgcttcctcctgctccccttAGCAGTCATGCATTGCAGACTCCCAGGAAGTCTTTGCTGAAGTCTGACCACCTTCCTTCTTGCTTCAGCTGGGGCAGATTGGGATCCTTTCTGCTCTGGCTAGAATGGCAGGGGTAATCTGAGCCTCATTCACTTGTTTCCCCTGGCTGACCCCTtgacctctctcctctcctcttccctttgttTTGAGATTCAGAAAACTGCTTGTCACAGacggtttattttttattaaaaagacaaaacttaTGACTGGTGCTGTTTTTGCTGGAGCACTCTGCCAGGATGTGAAGGGAGTAAGCAGCTCGAGAGCATAGAAGAAGATTCGGTTTGTGGGTGACTGTTCTCGCCAACTCCAGACTATCTCCTCTGCCCTGCCAGCTCCCCACCCGGAGCCAGCCAGCCCCGCAGCCCTTCCCTGCACGCCAAGCATTGCTAGCGAGTGCCTCAGATTTCCCCCACTGGGCCAACCACAGGTCGGTGTTGGCCAGCCTCAGCTGTGTCTGCTAGACAGGCGACACCTCATGCATCACGGACTCCCCTACTGCGGCCCCCACAGCTGCTGTCCCCAGCTCTCCCACACTTCTCGTGACTCCAGCTCAGCCCCCTTCCCCACTGCAGCAGTTGGCATCAACTCTTGGTAGATGAATTTATAGAAAGACCGTGCAGCCACCCCCATCCTGGCCACATCCTTTCCCATATCTGACAAATAACACCCTGTCCACACCTCTACaccaccttcctcctctcccctgtcatGAAGGCACATGTCCCTCTTCCAACCGAGGCCAGCCAGTACGTTGCACCCTCCTCTCTATCGCTGctcaaattttttctataaattatatgCCCCCAGCATTCCCCCCCTCACTTTACCCCCTCCCTCAACTTTAATCTCACCTCTCCCACCTACAGGTGTACTCAGGTGTTCTCTgtatgaaaaagcaaaacaacaaccCTTCCTACTACCCTACCCATTCACCATGCCCATTCGGTCTCTTTCACCAGAGAGGGTCCATTCTGGCCGCCCCCAGTGCCCCCCAGAGTTCCCCCAGCTCTCTTTAATCCCCTGTGGGCTGGCTTCTTTCCCCACCTTTCTGCTCACCGGACTCTCTCCAAGGCTACCCATAAGCCACTAACTGCCAAACTTGACCCTGACCTCTGTGTAGCCTTCACACCTTGGCCATCCTATTCCCACAACATTTTTTCTACTATGggttcttttttcaaaattttttaattgtggtaaaaaacaaatactataaaCTTTGCCCTCTTAGCCATTTTAAGTGTACGGTTCAGTAATATTAACTATatgcacattgttgtgtaacagatctctagaacttttccatcttgcaaaactgaaactctatacccatcgAAAAGCAATTCCCCATTGCCCCtctctcagcccctggcaactaccattctattatactttctgtttccatgatTTTGAGCACTCTAGATATcccatacagtatttgtccttttgtgactggcttatttctcttagcacaatgtcctccatAATGttcgtccatgttgtagcaggtgacaggatttctttcttttttaaggctgaataatattccattatgtgtatatatatctcacatttttgttatccactcatccatcaatGCATATTTGGGTGCTTCTAccacttggctattgtgaataatactgcaatgaacatgaataggcaaatatctcttcaagatcctgtctattgctgggcacagtggcatgtgcctgtagtcccagccacttgggagcctgagacaagaggattggttaagcccagaagtctgaggctgTAGtttgctatgatcatgcctgtgtaTAGCCAgtgtactccaacctgggcaacgcagtgagaccccatctctaaaaaattaaaaacaatcctGTCTATGTctattatgactttttttttttttttgagatagggtctcactccatcacctgcgctagagtgcagtggcatcattatagctcactgaaaccttcaattcctgggctcaagcgatcctcctgcctcagtctcccaagtagctgggactacaggcacaagccaccatgcctggccagtttttctattttttgtagaaatggggtgtcgcttttgctcaggctggtctcaaactcctgagctcaagcggtcctcccacctcggcctcccagaatgctaggattataggcgtgagccactgtgccggcccAAGGTtttgtttgaatgtttgttttcagttcttttggatatatactcaggaGTGAAACTTCTGGGTCATATGCTAATTTTATGCTTAGTTTATTGaagaattgccaaactgttttccactgCAGCTGCACTATTTTagattcctaccagcaatgtctgaaggctccagtttctccacatccttaccaatgattattattttctgttttttgtttgttttaattttagccatcctagtgggtgtgaagtggtatcacaTCGACttggttttgattggcatttccctaaaGACTGAtcatgttgagtatcttttcatgtgcttattggccacttgtatattTCCTTTGCAGAAaaatctattcaagtcctttgctcatttttttttattttttattttatcttattttatttttttatttgagacagagtctcactctctagcctgggctacagtgccatggcatcagcctagctcacagcaacctcaaactcctaagctcaagcaatccttctgcctcagcctccagggtagctgggactacaggcatgtgccaccatgcccggctaattttttctatatatattttagttggccagataatttctttctatttttagtagagacagggtctcgctcttgctcaggctggtctcgaactcctgacctcaagcgatccacccgctttggcatcccagagtgctaggattacaggcgtgagccacctcgcctggcctcatttttttaaattaaaacaaattttaggccgggcgcggtggctcacgcctgtaatcctagcactctgggaggccgaggtgggaggatcacttgaggtcaggagttcgagaccagcctgagcaagagc
Above is a window of Lemur catta isolate mLemCat1 chromosome 3, mLemCat1.pri, whole genome shotgun sequence DNA encoding:
- the SEMA4A gene encoding semaphorin-4A isoform X3, with the translated sequence MALPALGLDPWSLLGLFLFQLLQLLLPTTTAEGGGQGPVPRVRYYAGDGGRALSFFHQKGLQDFDTLLLSADGNTLYAGARETILALNIQDPGVPRLKNMIPWPASDRKKSECAFKKKSNETQCFNFIRVLVPFNATHLYACGTYAFSPACTFIELRDSYLLPISEDKVMEGKGQSPFDPAHKHTAVLVDGTLYSGTMNNFLGSEPILMRTLGSQPVLKTDTFLRWLHPDAAFVAAIPSTQVVYFFFEETASEFDFFEKLHTSRVARVCKNDVGGEKLLQKKWTTFLKAQLLCTQPGQLPFNVIRHAVLLPADSSTVPHVYAVFTSQWQVGGTRSSAVCAFSLTDIERVFKGKYKELNKETSRWTTYRGPETNPRPGSCSVGPSSDKALTFMKDHFLMDEQVVGTPLLVKSGVEYTQLAVETAQGLDGRSHLVMYLGTTTGSLHKAVVSGDSSAHLVEEIQLFPDPEPVRNLLLAPTQGAVFVGFSGGIWRVPRANCSVYESCVDCVLARDPHCAWDPQSQICRLLSSPILNSWKQDMEQGNPGWACANGPMGRSFRPQIRPQIIKEVLAVPSSILELPCPHQSALASYHWSRGTAPAPETSSTVYNGSLLLILQDGVGGLYQCWATENGFSYPVVSYWVDSQDQTLALDPELAGIPWEHVEVPLTRVSGGTALAAQRSYWPHFLTVTVLLALVLSGALIVLLASPLGALRARGKVQGCGTLPPREKAPLSREQHLQPPKEHRTSASDVDADNNCLGTEVV
- the SEMA4A gene encoding semaphorin-4A isoform X4, yielding MEGKGQSPFDPAHKHTAVLVDGTLYSGTMNNFLGSEPILMRTLGSQPVLKTDTFLRWLHPDAAFVAAIPSTQVVYFFFEETASEFDFFEKLHTSRVARVCKNDVGGEKLLQKKWTTFLKAQLLCTQPGQLPFNVIRHAVLLPADSSTVPHVYAVFTSQWQVGGTRSSAVCAFSLTDIERVFKGKYKELNKETSRWTTYRGPETNPRPGSCSVGPSSDKALTFMKDHFLMDEQVVGTPLLVKSGVEYTQLAVETAQGLDGRSHLVMYLGTTTGSLHKAVVSGDSSAHLVEEIQLFPDPEPVRNLLLAPTQGAVFVGFSGGIWRVPRANCSVYESCVDCVLARDPHCAWDPQSQICRLLSSPILNSWKQDMEQGNPGWACANGPMGRSFRPQIRPQIIKEVLAVPSSILELPCPHQSALASYHWSRGTAPAPETSSTVYNGSLLLILQDGVGGLYQCWATENGFSYPVVSYWVDSQDQTLALDPELAGIPWEHVEVPLTRVSGGTALAAQRSYWPHFLTVTVLLALVLSGALIVLLASPLGALRARGKVQGCGTLPPREKAPLSREQHLQPPKEHRTSASDVDADNNCLGTEVV